The window TGGCGGCGGCCCTGGCCCTCTGAACGCTGTCGGTGGCGGCCAGTCTGGCCCGCCGTCTGCGCATACCCCTGGAGAGGGCCACCGTCAAGGTGCGGGGTCGCTTCTGGACCGAGGGCTCCGCCCTGGCCGGCACCCTGCGTGCCGGCTGTGACGGGTTCGAGATGGAGCTGGGGCTGGAGTCCTCGGCGCCGCCATCAGAGGTAGCCCGGCTGGTATCGCTGGCCCGCTCGGCCTGCTACGTGGAGCAGGCCCTGGCCCAGCCAGTGAAGGTGGAGGCCACCGTCACCCTCAACGGACGCCCTCTGGAGCTGCCGCCCCACTGACGTCGGGCCATTCCTGCTCCACTGGCCGCGGCCGACCGATGCAGTAGCCCTGGGCGTAGTCCACCCCCAGCTCTCGCAACACCTCCAGCGTCTGCTGGTCCTCCACGTGCTCGGCGATGCTGCGCAACCCCAAGGCCTTGGCGGCCAGGGCGAAGCCCCGCACCATCATCCGGTCTATGCGGTCGTTCAGGAGGCCGCGCACGAAGGAGCCGTCTATCTTCAGGTAATCGAAGGGGAGGAAGCGGAGCTGATACAGGGAGGAGTGGCCGGAGCCGAAGTTGTCGAGGGCGAAGCGGCACCCCATCTCCCTCATCTCCTCCATGAAGGCCCGCAGCTCCTGTACGTCCAGAAGGGCCGCCGTCTCGGTCAGCTCGAAGACGAGGCGGCCCGGCTCCAGGCGGGCCTTCCGGACGAGGTCGCGCAACGCCTGCCGCAGCTGATGGTCCAGGGCTGAACGGCCCGACATGTTCACGTGCAGGTCCAGGTGCAGCGACAGCCTCTGGCCGCTGTCCAGCAGGAAGCGCAGCAGCTCCAGGCTGCGTTCCACCACCCAGCGGTCGATGTCGCGCACCAGGTTCAGCTCCTCGGCCGCCCACAGGAACAGGGAGGGAGGGATGATGTGGCTGTTCTCCTGCAACCGCAGCAGCAGCTCGTAGCGACCCACCTGATTGGTGTGGAGGTTCAGAATAGGCTGGCAGAACAGGCGCAGGCGCCCCGTCTGCAGGGCGCGGCGCAGCCTCACCTCCCAGCCCCGCACCTTGTGGGGCGCCGAGACGGGCACGGACTGGGCCTGGGACGGGCGGTGCAGCGCCACCAGGCCTACCCCCTGCGCCTTGGCCGCATACATGGCCCTGTCGGCGTAGACCATGGCCTCCTTGGCGTCGGCCCCCATACGGTGCAACAGGGCGATGCCGATGCTGGCCGACAGGGACAGGTGCAGGCCGCCGGGGAGGGTCAGGTTCTGGAGGCGGTCCAAAATGCGCTGGGCGACGGCCCTCGCCTCCCGCTCGTCGGCCTCAACCAGCACTATGCCGAACTCGTCGCCCCCCAGGCGTCCCACAATGTCCGACCGCCGCACCTCCAGACGGAGGACAGCCGCCACGTGCCGCAGCACATCGTCGCCCACGTGGTGGCCGAAGCGGTCGTTCACGTCCTTGAAGCCGTCCAGGTCCACCCAGAGCAGGGCTGCCCGGCCCCCGTAGCGCTTGACGCGGTCCATCTCCCGGTTCAGCTCTTCGTAGAAACGGCGTCGGTTGAAGACCCCCGTCAGATGGTCGTGGTCGGCCAGGTGCAGCAATCGCGCCTCCCAGCGGCGGCGCTCGCTGATGTCGCGGAAGGTGCCCACGAACCAGTAGGAGCCATCGGCCCGCCAGATGACGCTCACGCTGACCTCGATGGGAAGGCGACGCCCGTCCTTGCTCAGGATCTCCAGGTCGTAGGAGTATGTGCCCAGCTCGCCCCGCAACTGACGCCGGGAGATCTCCCGCACCTTGTTCATCTGGTCGGGCGGCAGCAGGGCGGACACGGGCAGCCCGATGGCCTCGCTGCGGGTGTAGCCCGTAACACGGCTGAAGGCCTGATTGCACCAGACGTAACACTGACTGCTATCGGTGATGAAGACGGCCTCGCTGACGGTGTCCAGGATGGTGCGCAGGGTCTCCTCGCTCTGACGCAGCTCCGCTTCCAGCCGCCGGTGTTCCGTAAGGTCGCGCACGGTGACCAGGACCCTTCGACTGCCCTCGGGCGTCTCGAAGACCTTGCCCACGGCCTCCAGCCATATCCACTCGCCGTTGGGCAGGCGCCAGCGGAGGGCCATCTTGGCATGGGGACGCTGGGCCAGCTCCACCAGGACCTGCAGGTCTTCGGGGTGGATGAACTGGCCAGCCAGGGCGCCCACCAGCGAGTCGGGGTCGACCCCGAGGCGGTCGGTGAAGCCGGGGCTGACCTTGAGGATGCGGCCGCCCGGACTCACCTCGCACACGATCTGGTAGGGGTTGGTCCAGAGGGCGTCCCACCGGCGGCGCAGCGACTCCAGCTCCCGACTCGCCCGGGCCCGCTCCAGGAAGGAACCGAGGGCCTTGGCCGCCACCTGCAGCAGGCGGGCCTGATAGGCAGTGAAGGGGCGGCCCCGGAGGCGATAGACGGCCAGCAGCCCCCAGGGCGAGTTGCCGACCCACACCGGCGCCACCAAGGCCCATCTGACACCAGCCTGGGCAGCATTGGGCGTGAGCCTCGCCTCCTCACCCGACAGCAGGACGGGGCCGGAGACGTTCATGACAGGCCCCAGCACGTCGGAGTCCAGGGGAGAAAGGCGAGGCTCCCTGGCGCGAGGATAGGGCCATGCCCGCAAGAGGGAGTCCTGGGGGAGAGGCTCCAACACCTCAGCCAGATCGGCGCCACAGGCGCGGCCGATGGCCTCGGCCGCGTCGGCCAGGACCGTCTCGGTGGGGCCTTCGGCCCAGGCCAGTTGGGCCAGCAGCAGCAATCGGGACGGCCCACTGTGGTGGCGCCCCTCGCCAGACATGAGACTGCCCCCTTTCGGTCGCTTCCCATATCTAGACGTCGGGGTAACAAGGAACGTTACCGACTGCAAATTGTCCTTTTTGACCCCCTTTGCGCCCAGAGAGCCGTCTACACCGCGCATCGGCCCAGAGGCGGCAGGAGCCGGCACGAACGATCGCGGCGACAGGGCTCCGTGCCTGTCCGCCAGTGGCAGGCCCTTCTGCTTGACCGCGGGTACGGGGGCTGCCTAACATAGAGCAGCCGTGAGTTCCCCCGCCGATACGCTTCTGAACCTGGCTGGCAAGTCGGCCATAGTCACCGGGGCCGGTTCGGGCATCGGCTATAGCACCGCGCTGCTCCTGTCGCGTCTGGGCTGCCGGGTCTGCGTTGTGGATGTGGACGAGGAGCGTGCCCAGGCGGCCGCCGCGGCAGCCCAGGCCAGCGGGCAGGAAGCGCTGGCGGTGGTAGGGGACGCCACCGAGGAGGGGACGGCCCAGCGGGCCGTCGAGGCGACGCTGGAACGCTTCGGCCGGCTGGACATCCTGGTCAACAACGTGGGCGGCATGCGCCCCAGCCCTCTCCTGGAGATGAGCGTCCGCTCCTGGTCGCGGGTGCTGGATATCAACTTGCGGTCGGCCTTCGTGTTCAGCCAGGCGGCCGGCCGGGTGATGGTGCAGGGACGGGGGGGAGCCATCGTCAACGTGGCCTCGGTGGCGGGGATGGTCCCCGCCCCCAACTCCTGCCATTATTCAGCGGCCAAGGCAGGCCTCATGGCCATGACCCGCACCCTGGCCCTGGAGTGGGCCCCCAAGGTGAGGGTCAACGCCGTAGCGCCGGACCTGGTGCTGACGGAGGCGGTGAGGGCCTGGTTCCCCCAACAGGTGTTGCGCCGCCTGCGGCGCCGGGCGCCGCTGGGGCGCCTGGCCGAGCCTCAGGACGTGGCCAAGGTCATAGCCTTTCTGGCTTCCGACCTGGCCTCTTATGTCACCGGCCAGACGATAGTGGTCGACGGCGGCAGCCTGCACAGCGACCGCTGGGCCTACGTGCCCGGCGCCACTTAGGGCGTCAGGACCTGGGGAGGCCCAGGCCGCGCGTCGCGGTGATCATGCGCTGCACCTCGGACGTCCCCGCGATGATGGTGGTGGGCACCGAGGCCATGAGGTAATAGGGCACCCGCCCCCCCAGGACGGACCCCTTGCCCTCCCTCGCCAGGCCCCACAGGCCCAGGATGGCGCATGCCACGTGGGTGAACCGCTGGAACGACTCGCTGACGAAGAGCTTGCAGACCGACGCCTCCATGTCCATGGGAAGGCCCCTGGCGGCCATGTCCACCACCCGCAGGTTCAGGAGCCTGCCGACCTCCAGCTCCACCTCCGCCTGGGCCAGGGCATGCCTGACAGCGGCGGGGGCCTTGCCGCGGCCGTAGCGGGACTGGAGGAGGGAGCGGAGGTCGTCCAGCAGGCGGCGAAACTGGCCCACCAGGATGGCGTCCCCCCTCTCGTGCTGCAGGAGGGTGGTGGCATAGACCCAGCCCCTGTTCTCCTCGCCCACCAGGTTCTCGGCAGGCACCTCCACGTCCTCGAAGAAGACCTGGTTCAGCATGTGCGCCCCCGTCATGTCCACGATGGGGCTGATGGTTATGCCTGGCGCCTTGGCGGGCACCAGGAAGAGGCTCAGCCCGCGGCCCCGCGACTCCGGGGGGCCGGTGCGGGCGAGGAGGATTATCCACTCCGCCTGATGGGCCATGCTGGTCCATATCTTCTGCCCGTTGATGACGTAACAGCCGTCGCGTCGGCGGGCGGTGGTCTGGAGAGAGGTCAGGTCGGAGCCGGCCTGAGGCTCGCTGAACCCCTGGGACCATATGGTGCCCTCCCGGGCGATGCGGGTCAGGTGCTGCCGCCTCTGCTCCTCGCTGCCGTAGAGCAAGAGGACAGGCCCCACCAGGTCCACGGCGATGGTGGTCAAACGCGGCGCCAGGTGGTACCCCAGCTCCTCCAGCAAGGCATAGTGGCCATACGGCCCCATGCCGCGGCCGCCGTACTCGGGCGGGAAGGAAGGCGCCAGCAGGCCCCGTTCCGCCAGGGCCATGTCCAGCTGGCGAGCCAGCCCCATATGTTCCGGCAGCACGTCCATGGGCAGCAGCCCCGAGCCTCCCCAGTCGGCCGGCAGAACGGAGGAGAGGACGGCGCGCACCTCCGCCCGGACGGCCTCCATCTCTTGTCTGCTGCGAAAGTCCATGGGACCCCCTAACTGTCCGCCGGCCGGAAGACCGGCAGGGTGATCTCGGAGTCCACCTCCAAGAAGTCCACCACCAGCGGCATGCCGAACTCGTAGCGCTCCACGGGCACCCCCACCAGGTTGGTGACCATTCGCGGCCCCTCCTCCAGCTGGACCACCGCCACCGGCCAGGGCAGCCGCTCCATGAAGAAGGGAAGGTGGGGCGAGTGGGCTACGGTCCAGGAGTAAAGGGTGGCCCTGCCGCTGGCCCGCTCCCAGGTGAACTCGGGAGAGCCACAATAGCCGCAGCCGTGCTCGGGAGGGAAGCGGAAGCGCCGGCAACGGGCGCACCGTTGCAGCAGCAGGACCCGGTCTCTGGCACCGGCCCAGAAAGGCTCCGTGAGGGGGGTTATCTCGGGGAGAGGTCGCTGGGCCCCGTCAGGCCGGGTCATGTCGCGCCCCCTACTGGCGAGTCAGGATCACGGCGCTGGAGGGCACTATGGGCGCCGCCGCTACCAGGGCCACGCGGGCATCGGCCACCTGGCAGAAGGCCTCGCCCCTCAGCTGCCGCACCGCCTCCAGGATGTGGTTGAAGCCATGGATGTACGCCTCCGAGAGGCTGCCGCCGTGGGTGTTGACGGGGAGGTCGCCCTCGGGCCAGCAGATGCGCCCCTCCCTGACCAGGGCCGCAGCCTCGCCACGGCGACAGAAGCCGTAGCACTCCAGCTGCCACAGGACCAGGGGGGTGAAGACGTCGTAGAGCAGGGCGACATCGATGTCGTCGGGTCCCAGGCCGGCAGACCTGTAGACCTCCCGAGCGGTGTAGCGGGCCGGAAAGTCGAAGGGGTCGTCCTGGTAAACGAGTCCACCCATCATGTAGTGGCGCTTCCCCATCCCCTGGGCCACACCCGTCACCAGCACGGGCCGATGACGCAGGTCCCGGGCGCGCTCGGCCGTGGTCAGCACCACCGCACAGGCGCCGTCGCTCTCCATGGAGCAGTCCAGCAGGTGGAGGGGGTCGGCGACGACTCGTGAGGTCAACACATCGTTCACGGTGATGGGGTCGCGGAAGGTGGCGTTGGGGTTGTGGGAAGCGTGGAAGCGCTGGACGACGGCCACCGTCGCCAGGTCCTCGGAAGTGACGCCATATTCCCACATGTAGCGTCGGGCCAGCGTGGCTATCTGCTGGACGGGGCTGGCCAGCCCGTAAGGGACCTCGAAGGCAGCGACGCCCGGGACCCGCGTCCCCACGCGGGCCCAGGGCCGGCCTCCCGAACCGCGGTTGCGCGCCCTGATGGCCAGGGCCACGCTGGCCACGCCCGTGGCGATGGCCAGGGCAGCCAGCACGATGGGCGCGCAGGCGCCGCCGCCGCCGTAGCCGGCGGCGCCCCAGGCCCTGAGCTGGGGTATGCCCAGGTTGCGGGCGATCTCCAGCTCGCTGTTGCCTTCCTCGCCGGGGGTCTCCACCTTGAAGATGGCATCGACGTCGGCCGGCGAGAGGCCGGCGTCTTCCAGGGCCAGCCGCGAGGCCTCCAGGGCGTTCTCCAGCTCCGACTTGCCCAAGTTTCTGGCGAAACGGGTGGAGCCGATGCCGACGATGGCTGCCCTGTCCCGTACGGCCTCGGTCATGCCCGCCCCCCTTCCCAGGCCTCCACCACTCGCCGCTGGACGAGGTCCGAGATTTGCTGGTCGCTGTATCCCAGCTCCCGCAGTATCGGGACGGTGTGGCCGCCCAGAGGCTCCCAGGGGCCGAAGGTCAGCCGGTCACGAGAGAAGCGCCAGTAGGCGCCGTGCCGCCTGTATTTGCCGTGAACCGGCGAGACCACATCCACGCTGTAGCCGAGGGACAGCATGCGCGGGTCCTCCATGAAGAAGCGTCCAGGGTCCCGCTCCTCGACGGCCACCAGGGGCACGTCGGCGAGCATGGCTGCCTCCTCCCACTCCCGGGCGGTGCGCCCCAGGAACAGGGCCTCCAGCTCGCCGGCCAGGTGGGCGGCCCCCTCTCCCCAAGCCTCCTGCCAGCGGCCCGCCAGGTCCTCTCTGCCCACCAGGGAGCAGAAGGCCTCCCATTCCGAGGGCTGGACACAGGCCAGGAACACCCAGCCCTCCGCGGCGCGATACAGGCGGTAGAGGGGTCCCAGGCCGAGCACCTGCTCGTCCACCTGCTGGCCCGGGGGCCGGCCCGGGAAGACGATGGCCTCGTCCGAGTTGGCGTATATGTTGGAGGCCACCATAGTGGTGACGATGTAGTAGCCGCGGCGGTGACGGTCCCGCAGGTGCAGGGCCACCAGGACGGCTGCCGCCGTCCCCAGGGAGGCGATAGGGTCGGCATTCCCCTCGGCCGCCTTGATGAGGCGCCAGGCCTCCCTCTTCAGGTCTTCCAGGCCCAGACGGTCGATGTCCCTGGGCGGGTGGCCAGCGCCGGCCTGACGGGCCTGGTTGCCAGCCAGGGCCGCTATGGTCGCATGGAAGGCGGGCTTCCCCGCGTCGGGACCCGAGTCGCCGTAGGCCGAGGCGTTGACGTAGATCAGCTCTGGGTTGAGGCGGCGACAGGTCTCGTAGTCGATGCCCAGCTTCCGGGGCACGTCGGCCCGGTAGTTGTGCAGCAGGATATCGGCCCTTCTCACCAACCGGTGCACTATCTCCTGCCCCTCGGGCCTGGTCAGGTCCACAGCCAGGCTCTCCTTGCCCTGGGTCATGGGGAAGGCCAGGAGGCCCGCCGTCGAGAAGCGGCTCAGGTCGCCGCCCACCGGCTCGATCTTGATGACCCTGGCCCCCAGCGTGGCCAGGATGGAGACGGCCAGTGGACCAGCTATCCAGGACGAAAAGTCGAGGATGGTCACCCCCGCCAGGGGAGGGCCGTCGCTGGCCTCGCCGCCTCCCCTCTCCACCGACGGCGGCCGCTCCGGCAGGGATACCAGCTCATCCGTGTGCTCGCCCAGGAGGGGGGCACGGTGCAACTGCAATGCCCGGACGCCGTCCAGGGTGAAAAGGGGGCCGGGCTGGAGGGTCTCCTGTCCCTGCAGCCCCGGCACCACGACGAAGTGGCCGTTGTGTCTCACCTGACGGTGCTGGTGAGACTCCCAGGGCAAACGGACCTCTTCCCAGGCCAGGTCCCGCCGCTGGTCGAAGACGGCCCTCCACTCATCCAGGGTCCTCTGGCGCACCTGCTCCAGGACCCGCTCCCAGAGGGCCTCGGCGTCCTCCTCGGTGAAGACGGCCGGCAGCTTGGCGAAGCGTTCCTCCCCGTAGAGGTGCAACAGGTCCAGCGCTTCCATGAGGGACACGCACAGGCGGTCGGTAGTGTTGGCAAACTGAATCCAGCGACCGTCCCTGGTAACGGCCGTGAGGAAGTTGGGGCGGGGCACCCGCACTCGCGGCCGATGGATGCGGGTGGGGTCGTAGTGCCCGGGGGGCGCCTCCTGGGACGGCTGCACCCTCTGGCCGAGAAGGGCCTGGCGCAACAGCTGGGCCGAGCCTCCCACCTGCTGCAGCTCGTCCCGCTTTAGCTGCCACCCGATCCACAGCACCATGTCGAAGGGCATGAGGGCCCCCAGGAGGGACACCTCCACCTTCTGGCCCTGGCCAGTCCGTTGCCGCTTGTGCAGGGCCGCCATGATGCCCTGGATGGCCAGCATGGCGGCGGAGTAAGAGGCGCAGGGCACCGCCGGATAGCCAGGGCCGGGACGGTCGGCGATGCCCTCGAACTCCATCATGCGCCCGCTTTTGGCGGCCACCAGCGCCTCGTAGCCCTTCAGGCGCTGCCACTCGCCCGCCTCGCCGAAGCCGGTGATGGAGGCGTAGACCAGCCCCTCGTTCAGGGCGCGGCAGGCCTCGTAGCCGATGCCCAGGCGCTCGGCCACCCCTGGCCGGAAGGAGACCACCACGACGTCGGCCCCCCGCACCAGGTCGCGCGCCCGCTGGCGCCCCTCCTCGGACTTGAGGTCCAGGACTGCGCTCTTCTTGCCGCGGTTCCAGGTCTGGAAGGCGGGCAGGCGACGGGCCGGGTCGCCGCCGGGCGGCTCCACCTTGATCACCTCGGCGCCCAGGTCAGCCATCACCATGGTGGCCAGGGGGCCGGCCATCCAGGTGGAGAAGTCGATAACCACCAGCCCTCTCAGCGGCCCTTCGGTCATGGCGCCACCTCCCGGCCCGCAGGCAGCCCCTCAGTCCGACGGCAGCTCAAGGGTGGCCTCGCAGAGGCTGGCTATGCCGTGCTCGGTCATGATGCTGACGTCCACGTCCACCAGGTGGCGGCCGTCCTGCACGTACTTGCGCGATACCTTGCCCGTAAGGCGCACCTCGTCGCCGGCGCAGATGTTGTCGCGCATGGCCAGGGCTATCCTGCGGACGGTGGCCTCGGGGCCGGCCCAGTCGGTCAGCAGACGGCTGACCATCCCCATCTGGAAAGGGGTGTTGACGAAGATGTTGCGTGTCCTCGAACGGACCGTAGCGTAGTGGGGGTCCGAGTGCTGAGGCGAGAAGTCGCGGGTGGCCGAGGCAGCATAGACACAGCGGAGGAAGGTGATGGGCATGAACAGGGACGGCAGCTCCTGCCCTTGGTAGACGTCCTGCCACCTGAGGCGCCGACGCGGGGGAGGCTGGTAACCGGTGCGGCCGCCCTGGATGGCCTCCTCCACGGCCGGGCTCCAGCCGCCCTCCGGAGGCTGGTCCGAGGACTCGGCAGCATCGTGCCCGTAGCCGAAGGCCGTCAGTTGCTCGGTGGCCACCAGCTGGCCATCGCCGTTCCAGAACCGGCGCTCCACCACCCAGAACCGTCCCTCCCCCAGGCGCGTCTGCTTGACGGGGGAGACGCTCACCAGCCGCTGGCTGATGCTCAGCCTCTCCCCCACCTCCACGGGGCGGTGGAACTCCATGTCGATGCGGGAGATGATGCCTACCGGCAGGCCCAGCGCCTCCTTCACGTCGTAGTGAACGTGTCGTCGGGGAAGGCCCTCGGGCGGCGGCCAGGGCCAGCGGAAGGGCATGGCGAAGGTGGTCATGAGGGAGGCCGGCGGCGCCACGAGCCCCCGGAAGGAGCGGCTGCGGGCGTAATCGGCGTCCAGGTAGAGAGGATTGGCATCCTCGAAGGTCTCGCACCAGTGGCGGATGAGGTACTCGTTGACCTCCAGGGGCGCGGGCTGTGGCTCCGACTCGGCGAAGAGGGGCAGCAGGCGGGCTACCCTCTCGGGGGGAATGTCGTCGGGCAGCTCTGGTGGCTGTTCTCGGCTCATGCCTCACCCTCCCGGGTTCGCTGAGGGACGCCGCCCCTTCCAGGGCCGAGGAGGAGCGCCCCCTAGGACAGCAGGGATGCCGCCAGCTCCTCCGACCAGTAGCGCGGCCCTCCCATCGAAAGTTGGAGCTGCTTGCCCCTGCGCAGGAACAGGGTGATGTCCACGTCCTCGATGTAGCCCAGCCCGCCGTGGACCTGGGCGGCGATGAAGGTGGCAGCCTTGACGGCCTCCCCCGCCGCCAGCTTGGCCTTGGCCACCACGGAGTCCACCTCCTCCTCGGGCAGCCCGTTGTCTATGCACCAGGCGGCGTAGAAGGTGAGCGTGTCTGCCGCCACCACCTGGGTGATGGTCTCGGCCAGATAGTGCTGCACGGCCTGGAACGAACCGATGGGCCGCCCGAACTGGACCCTCTGCTTGGCGTATTCCACCCCCAGGGCGTGGGCCCGCTCGGCCACCCCTATCATGTAGCCGCAGCTGGCCACCACCGCCCGTCGCAGGACAGGGCGCAGCAGCCTCCAGCCCTCGCCCTCCCGGCCCAGTAGCCGCTCACGCGGCACCCTCACGCCGCGGAAGGTGACGCGGTGCTGGGGATCGCGGGCCGAGGTGTGATGGCGGCTAAACTCCAGACCCGGGGAGGCAGCATCCACCAGGAACAGGGAGAGGCCCTCGGCCGACGTGCCGTCGCCAGTGCGGGCCGCCACCAGCAGCATGTCGGCGGCGGTGGCGAACTCCACGAACCGCTTGGTGCCGTCGATAACGAAGCCGTCGTCGGAGGGGACAGCGCGGGCCTCCACCTCCCGGTAGTCGTAGTACTGCCCTCGCTCCAGGAAGGCGAAGGAGACGATGAGGCTCCCCGCCACGATCCGCTCCAGGATGGCCTCCCTCTGAGAGAAGCCTTCGGCGCTGGCCACCAGGCCGCCGGCCACCACCACAGTGGGGATGTAGGGCACGGGGCACAGGGCGCGGCCCAGCTCCTTGGTCAGGACCACCAGGTCTTGCAGGCCGAGTCCGGCGCCGCCCTGCTCCTGGGGCAGCGGCAGGCCCAGCCAGCCCAGGCGGGCCATCTCGCTCCACAGGTCATGGGGCAGGCCAGGGTCGCTGTTCTCCAGCTGGCGGACCAGGGAGATGGGGCACCTGTCCTCCAGGAACCGCCGGGCGCTGACCTGCAGCTGTCGCTGGAGCTCGGAAAGTTCGATATCCATGTCGTCCCTCTTTTGGTCAGGTGTGCTGGCGCGGGGCCGGCAGCGCCTCAGGAGCCACCGGGCAGCCCCAGGAGCCTCTTGGCGATGAGGTTCTTGGAGATGTCCACCCCGGCAGCGGCGACCCGCATGTGTCCCACGAACAGGTAGTCGTCCAGGACCTGGCCGCCCAGGGGGGCCTCCTCATCGCCCGCCGCCAGATAGCCGGAGGTGCCCATCAGGTCCAGGGTGGCATCGGCCAGCTCCGTTTCCACCACGGCTCCCCACATCTTGTTCATGGCCGCCTCCACCGCTGCCACGTTCTCGGGGTTGACAGCGGTGCAAATGCAGCGGATCTCCAGCATCCGCGCCATCTCCACCAGCACGGCCAGCCGCGCGATCAGACGACGCACGCCCGGGTCATCGGCCAGGCGACGGCCGTCCACCTGGGCCGTCCTGACCCACTCCACCAGCCGACGGAACTTCTGCTCGGTGGGCACGGTGGAGGTGAGGGTGAAGCGCTCGAAGTTGAGGGCCTCCATGACGTAGTACCAGCCCTGGTTGAGCTCCCCCACCAGGTACTTCTTGGGCACCCTCACGTTGTCGAAGTAGACCTCGTTGGTCCTCTCGCCGATGATGGTCCACATGGGGGTGACGGTGATGCCGGGGAGGGAGGCGTCGATGATGAGGAGGCTGATGCCCCGGTGCTTGGGCTGGGCAGCAGGGTCGGTGCGCACCGCCGTCCAGTAGTAGTCAGCGAAGTGGGCCGAGGTTATGAACCGTTTGATGCCCGTGACGACGAACTCGTCCCCCTCCAGCACGGCCCGGCACTGCAGGTTGGCCAGGTCGGAGCCGGCCTCGGGCTCGGTGTAGGCGATGGCCCACTGGATCTCGTTGCGGAAGATGCGGGGCAGAAACTCCCTCTTCAGCTCCTCGGAGCCGTGGCGGAGGATGACGTTGGCGATGATGCCCACGTTCTTGCCCACGATGGGCGCCTGCGCCCGCAGCAGCTCCTGGTTGAGGATGTAGGGGGCGAACTTCAGGCCCTCGCCGGCCCCACCGTACTCGGTGGGGAAGCCCAGGCCCAGCCACCCCTTCTCGGCCAGCCTGTCGCCGAAACGCTGTCGCTCCGGCGTGTCCAGCAGCCCGAAGCGGGTCCTGACCTCGTCGGTGAGGGC is drawn from Dehalococcoidia bacterium and contains these coding sequences:
- a CDS encoding OsmC family protein, with translation MRETDRPRRHFIYEASAELLTPTLRRARAGRSDGIQHFIFSDEAPEAGGEGSAPTPLAYLAAALALUTLSVAASLARRLRIPLERATVKVRGRFWTEGSALAGTLRAGCDGFEMELGLESSAPPSEVARLVSLARSACYVEQALAQPVKVEATVTLNGRPLELPPH
- a CDS encoding EAL domain-containing protein, which codes for MSGEGRHHSGPSRLLLLAQLAWAEGPTETVLADAAEAIGRACGADLAEVLEPLPQDSLLRAWPYPRAREPRLSPLDSDVLGPVMNVSGPVLLSGEEARLTPNAAQAGVRWALVAPVWVGNSPWGLLAVYRLRGRPFTAYQARLLQVAAKALGSFLERARASRELESLRRRWDALWTNPYQIVCEVSPGGRILKVSPGFTDRLGVDPDSLVGALAGQFIHPEDLQVLVELAQRPHAKMALRWRLPNGEWIWLEAVGKVFETPEGSRRVLVTVRDLTEHRRLEAELRQSEETLRTILDTVSEAVFITDSSQCYVWCNQAFSRVTGYTRSEAIGLPVSALLPPDQMNKVREISRRQLRGELGTYSYDLEILSKDGRRLPIEVSVSVIWRADGSYWFVGTFRDISERRRWEARLLHLADHDHLTGVFNRRRFYEELNREMDRVKRYGGRAALLWVDLDGFKDVNDRFGHHVGDDVLRHVAAVLRLEVRRSDIVGRLGGDEFGIVLVEADEREARAVAQRILDRLQNLTLPGGLHLSLSASIGIALLHRMGADAKEAMVYADRAMYAAKAQGVGLVALHRPSQAQSVPVSAPHKVRGWEVRLRRALQTGRLRLFCQPILNLHTNQVGRYELLLRLQENSHIIPPSLFLWAAEELNLVRDIDRWVVERSLELLRFLLDSGQRLSLHLDLHVNMSGRSALDHQLRQALRDLVRKARLEPGRLVFELTETAALLDVQELRAFMEEMREMGCRFALDNFGSGHSSLYQLRFLPFDYLKIDGSFVRGLLNDRIDRMMVRGFALAAKALGLRSIAEHVEDQQTLEVLRELGVDYAQGYCIGRPRPVEQEWPDVSGAAAPEGVR
- a CDS encoding SDR family oxidoreductase, with protein sequence MSSPADTLLNLAGKSAIVTGAGSGIGYSTALLLSRLGCRVCVVDVDEERAQAAAAAAQASGQEALAVVGDATEEGTAQRAVEATLERFGRLDILVNNVGGMRPSPLLEMSVRSWSRVLDINLRSAFVFSQAAGRVMVQGRGGAIVNVASVAGMVPAPNSCHYSAAKAGLMAMTRTLALEWAPKVRVNAVAPDLVLTEAVRAWFPQQVLRRLRRRAPLGRLAEPQDVAKVIAFLASDLASYVTGQTIVVDGGSLHSDRWAYVPGAT
- a CDS encoding acyl-CoA dehydrogenase family protein, whose protein sequence is MDFRSRQEMEAVRAEVRAVLSSVLPADWGGSGLLPMDVLPEHMGLARQLDMALAERGLLAPSFPPEYGGRGMGPYGHYALLEELGYHLAPRLTTIAVDLVGPVLLLYGSEEQRRQHLTRIAREGTIWSQGFSEPQAGSDLTSLQTTARRRDGCYVINGQKIWTSMAHQAEWIILLARTGPPESRGRGLSLFLVPAKAPGITISPIVDMTGAHMLNQVFFEDVEVPAENLVGEENRGWVYATTLLQHERGDAILVGQFRRLLDDLRSLLQSRYGRGKAPAAVRHALAQAEVELEVGRLLNLRVVDMAARGLPMDMEASVCKLFVSESFQRFTHVACAILGLWGLAREGKGSVLGGRVPYYLMASVPTTIIAGTSEVQRMITATRGLGLPRS
- a CDS encoding OB-fold domain-containing protein — protein: MTRPDGAQRPLPEITPLTEPFWAGARDRVLLLQRCARCRRFRFPPEHGCGYCGSPEFTWERASGRATLYSWTVAHSPHLPFFMERLPWPVAVVQLEEGPRMVTNLVGVPVERYEFGMPLVVDFLEVDSEITLPVFRPADS
- a CDS encoding lipid-transfer protein, with translation MTEAVRDRAAIVGIGSTRFARNLGKSELENALEASRLALEDAGLSPADVDAIFKVETPGEEGNSELEIARNLGIPQLRAWGAAGYGGGGACAPIVLAALAIATGVASVALAIRARNRGSGGRPWARVGTRVPGVAAFEVPYGLASPVQQIATLARRYMWEYGVTSEDLATVAVVQRFHASHNPNATFRDPITVNDVLTSRVVADPLHLLDCSMESDGACAVVLTTAERARDLRHRPVLVTGVAQGMGKRHYMMGGLVYQDDPFDFPARYTAREVYRSAGLGPDDIDVALLYDVFTPLVLWQLECYGFCRRGEAAALVREGRICWPEGDLPVNTHGGSLSEAYIHGFNHILEAVRQLRGEAFCQVADARVALVAAAPIVPSSAVILTRQ
- a CDS encoding CoA transferase — protein: MTEGPLRGLVVIDFSTWMAGPLATMVMADLGAEVIKVEPPGGDPARRLPAFQTWNRGKKSAVLDLKSEEGRQRARDLVRGADVVVVSFRPGVAERLGIGYEACRALNEGLVYASITGFGEAGEWQRLKGYEALVAAKSGRMMEFEGIADRPGPGYPAVPCASYSAAMLAIQGIMAALHKRQRTGQGQKVEVSLLGALMPFDMVLWIGWQLKRDELQQVGGSAQLLRQALLGQRVQPSQEAPPGHYDPTRIHRPRVRVPRPNFLTAVTRDGRWIQFANTTDRLCVSLMEALDLLHLYGEERFAKLPAVFTEEDAEALWERVLEQVRQRTLDEWRAVFDQRRDLAWEEVRLPWESHQHRQVRHNGHFVVVPGLQGQETLQPGPLFTLDGVRALQLHRAPLLGEHTDELVSLPERPPSVERGGGEASDGPPLAGVTILDFSSWIAGPLAVSILATLGARVIKIEPVGGDLSRFSTAGLLAFPMTQGKESLAVDLTRPEGQEIVHRLVRRADILLHNYRADVPRKLGIDYETCRRLNPELIYVNASAYGDSGPDAGKPAFHATIAALAGNQARQAGAGHPPRDIDRLGLEDLKREAWRLIKAAEGNADPIASLGTAAAVLVALHLRDRHRRGYYIVTTMVASNIYANSDEAIVFPGRPPGQQVDEQVLGLGPLYRLYRAAEGWVFLACVQPSEWEAFCSLVGREDLAGRWQEAWGEGAAHLAGELEALFLGRTAREWEEAAMLADVPLVAVEERDPGRFFMEDPRMLSLGYSVDVVSPVHGKYRRHGAYWRFSRDRLTFGPWEPLGGHTVPILRELGYSDQQISDLVQRRVVEAWEGGRA